In Mytilus edulis chromosome 7, xbMytEdul2.2, whole genome shotgun sequence, a single genomic region encodes these proteins:
- the LOC139481396 gene encoding uncharacterized protein, with translation MFLQAFQSDLLELPDTLIEKIHLLPDLLTESKSDNTVQNYYYGFLRWKKWALSNGISSEFILPAKPIHVAIYLACLVQQNRTPSPINQAFYSIRWAHKIISVISPTDSDLVKNILEGAKRRLSVPIKKKEPITPDMLSQMFDRLYCENNLYNQRTISACLLSYSGFLRVSELLNLKTCDIQFFLSHMSVFIQKSKTDIYRDGDRIIIARTGNKLCPVKNLESFLEWSNNPLDTDVFVFRNLTKTKENYVFRKENKPLSYTRMRELFIEAFSPIVPNIKSFGLHSLRSGGASAACNFGISDRLFKRHGRWRSETAKDGYVKDSFSDRMLVSQNLGL, from the coding sequence atgttTTTGCAGGCTTTCCAAAGCGATCTGTTGGAATTACCTGATACTTTGATTGAGAAAATCCATTTACTTCCTGATCTGTTAACCGAAAGTAAATCTGACAACACcgttcaaaattattattatggTTTTTTGAGATGGAAAAAATGGGCTTTATCTAATGGAATATCTAGTGAATTTATTTTACCAGCCAAACCAATACATGTGGCTatatatttagcatgtttagtgcaACAAAATCGTACGCCCAGTCCTATCAATCAAGCGTTTTATAGTATTAGATGGGCACATAAAATTATTAGTGTTATTTCTCCTACAGATTCTGATTTAGTGAAAAATATTCTTGAAGGAGCTAAGAGACGTCTATCTGTTCCGATTAAAAAGAAAGAACCGATCACTCCAGATATGCTTTCACAGATGTTCGACAGGTTATATTGTGAAAATAATCTTTACAACCAGCGTACTATTTCTGCTTGTTTGTTATCTTATTCTGGTTTTTTACGTGTTTCTGAATTGCTGAATTTGAAAACCTGTGATATTCAATTTTTTCTAAGTCATATGTCAGTATTCATACAGAAAAGTAAAACGGATATTTACAGAGATGGTGATCGAATAATCATTGCGAGAACCGGGAATAAATTATGTCCTGTGAAGAACTTGGAGAGTTTTTTAGAATGGAGCAATAATCCACTTGATACTGATGTTTTCGTATTTCGTAATTTGACAAAAACCAAGGAAAATTATGTGTTCCGAAAAGAAAACAAACCTCTTTCTTATACAAGAATGCGAGAGCTATTTATAGAAGCATTTTCTCCGATTGTGCCAAATATAAAATCTTTTGGCCTTCACAGTCTAAGGTCTGGTGGAGCTTCTGCAGCTTGTAATTTTGGTATTTCTGATAGACTTTTCAAAAGGCATGGACGTTGGAGGTCGGAGACAGCAAAAGACGGTTACGTTAAGGACTCTTTTTCGGACAGAATGTTAGTTTCACAAAATTTGGGTCTTtag
- the LOC139483111 gene encoding uncharacterized protein — MFQMVLALLLFCKASAIPYPDIDASLDELVVYYTSFSFTTKEVLGFLLNIHHIMLSERSFYRIKKRLRLQKRGVESAIADIVTKILQLRNAGYTNIGYRSLWNVLRCLGVRASQHTVRLVLKAIDGDGVLRRQRHRLTRRRYTSNGPSFCIHVDGYDKLKPFGISVHGAIDGFSRKILWLKATSSNKNPRIVAGHFLEYLKTSKRVPRVVRMDAGTENVIVERIQIALRSFHADSMAGHRSVSIGRSTANQKIEMLWSFLMRNFTTFWRNLFKDMVDEGILNNADPVHLECIRFCFLPLIQRHLDMFLQSWNSHRIRSQRNVECPHGIPDVMYYQPFIYDKYEP; from the coding sequence ATGTTTCAGATGGTACTTGCTCTTCTCCTGTTCTGCAAGGCCAGTGCTATTCCATATCCAGACATAGATGCATCATTAGATGAACTAGTTGTATACTATACAAGTTTTTCATTTACAACAAAAGAAGTACTCGGGTTTTTACTAAACATACATCATATAATGCTGAGCGAAAGATCATTTTATAGAATTAAAAAACGTTTGAGATTGCAAAAAAGAGGAGTTGAAAGTGCTATTGCTGATATTGTTACAAAAATTTTACAGTTAAGAAATGCAGGATATACCAATATAGGTTATCGATCTTTATGGAATGTACTTCGCTGCCTAGGCGTAAGAGCTTCACAACACACGGTTAGGCTAGTTTTGAAAGCTATTGACGGAGACGGCGTTTTAAGGAGACAAAGACATAGGCTTACAAGAAGACGATACACAAGTAACGGACCGAGCTTTTGCATCCACGTCGATGGATATGATAAGTTAAAGCCGTTTGGAATATCTGTCCATGGTGCAATCGACGGTTTTTCAAGGAAGATACTTTGGCTGAAGGCTACAAGTTCAAATAAAAATCCCCGTATAGTTGCAGGACATTTTCTTGAGTATTTGAAGACAAGCAAGAGGGTTCCAAGGGTAGTACGCATGGATGCAGGAACTGAAAATGTTATAGTTGAACGTATTCAAATAGCTTTGAGATCATTTCATGCTGATAGCATGGCTGGACATAGAAGTGTTTCAATAGGAAGATCAACGGCCAACCAAAAGATCGAAATGCTATGGAGTTTTCTGATGCGAAATTTCACAACATTTTGGAGGAATTTGTTTAAAGATATGGTAGATGAAGGTATACTTAACAATGCCGACCCTGTGCATCTTGAATGCATACGGTTTTGTTTCCTACCACTTATTCAGAGACATTTAGACATGTTTCTACAATCATGGAATTCACACAGAATAAGATCTCAAAGAAATGTTGAATGTCCACATGGTATACCTGACGTTATGTACTACCAACCTTTTATTTACGATAAATATGAACCTTAA